In Amycolatopsis coloradensis, one genomic interval encodes:
- a CDS encoding Glu/Leu/Phe/Val family dehydrogenase, with the protein MAARNAEPLMRLIWTDPVTGATGYLVVHSLVSGIATGGTRMRAGCTMSEVEDLARGMANKTATFGLPVGGAKGGIDFDPKDERAFGVLERFCSFLRPWIDNHWVTAEDLGVPQHLIDEVFAKLGLEQSYHAAIRRSADPAHTLRRVQAGLSTPVPGGLLLGDVIGGYGVAQACLGVADAWEWAAEKTTVAIQGIGTMGGGAAWYLHEAGMKVVAVADAAGTLYRPEGLDIPALLELRDFYGEIDRSRLPADVRLLPRDEIVATDADILVPAAISYALRAGNQGVVKAKVVIEAANAATTPDAEAGLAARGIPVIPDFVANAGAAAWAWWLLLGEVGADPADSFLRLRTEMRAKVALLLSSWNLDRIAPRTTGLRLAETTRSDATTPETAPALVIP; encoded by the coding sequence ATGGCCGCGAGGAACGCCGAACCGCTGATGAGGCTCATCTGGACCGACCCCGTCACCGGTGCCACCGGCTACCTCGTAGTGCACAGCCTGGTCTCCGGCATCGCGACCGGGGGGACCCGGATGCGCGCGGGCTGCACGATGTCGGAGGTCGAGGACCTGGCTAGGGGGATGGCGAACAAGACCGCGACCTTCGGCCTGCCGGTCGGCGGGGCCAAGGGCGGCATCGACTTCGACCCGAAGGACGAGCGTGCTTTCGGTGTGCTGGAACGGTTCTGCTCGTTCCTGCGGCCGTGGATCGACAACCACTGGGTGACCGCCGAAGACCTCGGCGTACCCCAGCACCTGATCGACGAGGTGTTCGCGAAGCTCGGGCTCGAGCAGTCGTACCACGCGGCGATCCGCCGTTCGGCCGACCCGGCGCACACCCTTCGCCGCGTGCAGGCCGGGTTGAGCACACCGGTCCCCGGCGGCCTCCTGCTCGGCGACGTGATCGGCGGCTACGGCGTCGCGCAGGCCTGCCTCGGTGTCGCCGACGCCTGGGAATGGGCGGCCGAGAAGACCACGGTCGCCATCCAGGGCATCGGCACCATGGGCGGCGGCGCGGCCTGGTACCTGCACGAAGCCGGCATGAAGGTCGTCGCGGTCGCCGACGCGGCCGGGACGCTCTACCGGCCCGAAGGCCTTGACATCCCGGCGCTGCTGGAGCTGCGGGACTTCTACGGCGAGATCGACCGCAGCCGCCTTCCCGCCGACGTCCGGCTGCTCCCGCGCGACGAGATCGTGGCGACGGACGCCGACATCCTCGTCCCGGCGGCCATCTCCTACGCGCTGCGCGCCGGGAACCAGGGCGTGGTCAAGGCGAAGGTCGTCATCGAAGCGGCCAACGCGGCGACCACACCCGACGCCGAGGCGGGGCTGGCGGCCCGTGGCATCCCGGTGATCCCGGACTTCGTCGCGAACGCGGGCGCGGCCGCGTGGGCCTGGTGGCTGCTGCTCGGTGAGGTCGGCGCCGATCCCGCCGATTCGTTCCTGCGCCTGCGAACCGAGATGCGGGCGAAGGTGGCGCTGCTGCTGAGCTCGTGGAACCTCGACCGGATCGCGCCGCGCACCACCGGGCTGCGGCTCGCCGAAACCACCCGTTCGGACGCCACCACTCCCGAAACCGCCCCGGCCCTGGTCATCCCCTGA
- a CDS encoding ESX secretion-associated protein EspG → MDVPVEALAVLAERERVGDLHITVRPEPRWLSRTARAEADKRVEAALAQAGLLDSSGRTSVDFLDWLPVLTKPAIEYYGWVNTGGETYGVLAASLGLQAVLAVASGDWVGLQEIDRRRLPETLIEQLPPVPAGGGRLRTVRAYELEEAARRGPDTHSLPPVIADIVSLVQRPVEGSGELYVGKRDEIGRHVSVEDPLHFADTDWGRYLSYTTGHGNDAVVHIGPAGPAELADALRHVAGTLPG, encoded by the coding sequence GTGGACGTCCCGGTCGAAGCCTTGGCGGTGCTCGCCGAACGCGAACGCGTCGGCGACCTGCACATCACGGTGCGTCCCGAACCGCGCTGGCTGTCCAGGACGGCCCGCGCGGAGGCGGACAAGCGAGTGGAAGCGGCGTTGGCGCAAGCCGGGCTGCTGGACTCGAGTGGCCGCACGTCGGTCGACTTCCTGGACTGGCTTCCGGTGCTCACGAAACCGGCCATCGAGTACTACGGCTGGGTGAACACCGGAGGCGAGACCTACGGCGTCCTCGCCGCGTCGCTGGGACTGCAGGCGGTGCTGGCCGTTGCGTCCGGTGATTGGGTCGGGCTTCAGGAGATCGATCGGCGGCGGCTGCCGGAAACGCTGATCGAACAGTTGCCGCCCGTCCCGGCGGGCGGCGGCAGGCTTCGCACGGTCCGGGCGTACGAGCTCGAAGAGGCGGCCCGGCGCGGCCCGGACACGCATTCGCTGCCGCCGGTGATCGCGGACATCGTCAGCCTCGTGCAGCGCCCGGTCGAGGGGAGCGGCGAGCTCTACGTCGGCAAGCGGGACGAAATCGGCAGGCACGTGTCCGTCGAGGATCCGCTCCACTTCGCCGACACGGACTGGGGCCGGTACCTCAGCTACACGACCGGACACGGCAACGACGCGGTGGTCCACATCGGACCTGCCGGTCCGGCGGAGCTGGCCGACGCGCTCCGGCACGTCGCCGGGACCCTGCCAGGCTAG
- a CDS encoding DUF3558 domain-containing protein yields the protein MPNVLRNRVAAAALVLVSVAVAGCSGENPGTPSPSTGTASSPESSAAPQDPNVPKVANPLDASAYVGDACKLLPAAAAAELGFTQPGEPGNETSNPSCSWGIRGKADSLLIILGSGNREKGMGGLAGLHKAKEAGQLRFLEPGPEVDGYPTAYYGIQDRRAGGNCDLAVGVADDLAISTLAKGYDNEQDSCGTAQKLASAVIKTLKGA from the coding sequence ATGCCGAACGTGTTGAGGAATCGCGTCGCCGCGGCGGCGCTCGTGCTCGTTTCCGTCGCGGTCGCGGGCTGCTCGGGAGAGAACCCCGGGACACCGTCGCCCAGCACCGGGACGGCTTCGTCACCGGAGTCGTCGGCCGCACCGCAGGACCCGAACGTCCCGAAGGTGGCGAATCCGCTCGACGCCTCGGCGTACGTCGGTGACGCGTGCAAACTGCTTCCGGCCGCTGCCGCCGCGGAACTGGGGTTCACGCAGCCCGGCGAACCGGGGAACGAGACCAGCAACCCCAGTTGCAGCTGGGGGATCCGCGGCAAGGCCGACAGCCTGCTGATCATCCTCGGCAGCGGAAACCGCGAAAAGGGGATGGGTGGTCTGGCCGGCCTGCACAAGGCCAAGGAAGCCGGGCAACTGAGGTTCCTCGAGCCCGGACCCGAGGTCGACGGCTATCCGACCGCTTATTACGGAATCCAGGACAGGCGAGCCGGTGGCAATTGCGACCTCGCGGTCGGCGTCGCCGACGATCTGGCGATCAGCACCCTCGCCAAGGGCTACGACAACGAACAGGATTCGTGTGGGACCGCGCAGAAACTCGCGTCGGCCGTGATCAAGACACTCAAGGGGGCATGA
- a CDS encoding TetR/AcrR family transcriptional regulator encodes MPRVSQDHLDARRRQILDGSRVCFARYGYEGATVRRLEEATGLSRGAIFHHFRDKESLFLALAEDDAVRMADIVAEQGLVQVMRELLTNRSEHPADWLGTRLEVSRRLRTDPEFRARWAERSHQLTAATRRRLLRQRDAGILRDDVDVDVLTAYLELVLEGLVSHLAMGQPGDDLGPVLDLVEESVRRHRAHAAGGTR; translated from the coding sequence ATGCCACGGGTCAGCCAGGATCACCTCGACGCACGCCGGCGCCAGATCCTCGACGGCTCACGCGTGTGCTTCGCACGCTATGGCTACGAGGGTGCCACCGTCCGGCGCCTGGAAGAAGCCACCGGCCTTTCCCGTGGTGCGATCTTCCACCATTTCCGGGACAAGGAGTCCCTCTTCCTGGCCTTGGCCGAGGACGACGCGGTGCGCATGGCCGACATCGTCGCCGAGCAGGGTCTCGTCCAGGTGATGCGCGAGCTGCTGACGAACCGCAGCGAGCACCCCGCCGACTGGCTCGGCACGCGGCTGGAGGTCTCCCGGCGGCTGCGCACCGATCCCGAGTTCCGCGCCCGTTGGGCCGAGCGGTCCCACCAGCTGACCGCCGCGACCCGCCGCCGCCTGCTCCGTCAGCGCGACGCCGGGATCCTGCGTGACGACGTCGACGTCGACGTCCTGACCGCGTACCTCGAGCTCGTTCTCGAAGGTCTCGTCTCCCATCTCGCGATGGGCCAGCCGGGTGACGATCTCGGCCCCGTGCTCGACCTGGTCGAGGAGAGCGTGCGGCGGCACCGGGCCCACGCGGCCGGGGGAACGCGTTAA
- a CDS encoding hemolysin family protein, which translates to MMEVLLAVLGILLFLLLTVGTGLAVAAEFSLTALERSTVDANVRQVGDKRAHTVQKAHRTLSFQLSGAQVAITITTLITGYLAEPVIGDLLHPLFTAVGFSEGVANGVSLAVALILATSLSMILGEMMPKNLAIARPLQTARAVAGYHSRFSSLFRWLITLMNNSANFLVRKFGVEPQEELRSARSPQELGSIVRSSAESGTLDTSTAELLDKSLRFGERTADELMTPRVQLESLTVDDTISDLIEISRRTGFSRFPVYTEDLDDVQGAVHIKQAFTVPATQRATVRIGSVMRPIPTVPESLPGDSLLNRLRDSRFQLAIVVDEYGGTAGLVTLEDVVEEIIGDVRDEHDEREAPSSQQVGADNWLVSGQLRADEVTDETGFRMPDGDYETIAGLILERLGRIPSPGDATDLDAWRLTVTRMDRLRIAEVEVRRISETATSAEQEPAR; encoded by the coding sequence ATGATGGAAGTCCTGCTCGCCGTTCTCGGCATTCTCCTGTTCCTCCTGCTGACCGTCGGCACCGGCCTCGCCGTCGCCGCCGAGTTCTCCCTCACCGCGCTCGAGCGCAGCACGGTCGACGCGAACGTCCGCCAGGTCGGCGACAAGCGCGCACACACCGTGCAGAAGGCGCACCGCACGCTCTCGTTCCAGCTCTCCGGCGCGCAGGTGGCGATCACCATCACCACCCTGATCACCGGTTACCTCGCGGAGCCGGTGATCGGTGACCTGCTCCACCCGCTGTTCACCGCCGTCGGGTTCTCCGAAGGCGTGGCGAACGGGGTGTCGCTCGCGGTCGCGCTGATCCTGGCCACGTCGCTGTCGATGATCCTCGGCGAAATGATGCCGAAGAACCTCGCGATCGCCCGGCCGCTGCAGACCGCGCGCGCCGTCGCGGGGTACCACTCGCGGTTCTCGTCGCTGTTCCGCTGGCTCATCACCTTGATGAACAACAGTGCCAACTTCCTCGTCCGCAAGTTCGGCGTCGAGCCGCAGGAAGAACTGCGGTCGGCCCGGTCGCCGCAGGAACTCGGCTCGATCGTGCGGTCCAGCGCGGAAAGCGGCACGCTCGACACGTCGACGGCCGAGCTGCTGGACAAATCGCTGCGCTTCGGCGAGCGGACGGCCGACGAGCTGATGACGCCCCGTGTCCAGCTGGAATCGCTGACCGTGGACGACACCATCTCCGACCTCATCGAGATCTCGCGCCGCACCGGCTTTTCGCGCTTCCCGGTCTACACCGAGGATCTCGACGACGTGCAGGGCGCGGTGCACATCAAGCAGGCGTTCACCGTCCCGGCCACCCAGCGCGCCACGGTACGGATCGGTTCGGTCATGCGGCCGATCCCGACGGTGCCCGAATCCCTGCCGGGCGACTCGCTGCTCAACCGGCTGCGTGATTCCCGGTTCCAGCTCGCGATCGTCGTCGACGAGTACGGCGGCACCGCGGGACTGGTGACCCTGGAGGACGTGGTCGAGGAGATCATCGGCGACGTCCGCGACGAACACGACGAGCGGGAAGCGCCGTCCTCCCAGCAGGTCGGCGCCGACAACTGGCTCGTGTCCGGGCAGCTTCGCGCCGACGAGGTCACCGACGAGACCGGATTCCGGATGCCCGACGGCGACTACGAGACCATCGCCGGGCTGATCCTCGAGCGCCTCGGCCGGATCCCCTCCCCCGGCGACGCCACCGATCTCGACGCCTGGCGGCTCACGGTGACCAGGATGGACCGTCTGCGCATCGCCGAGGTCGAAGTCCGGCGGATCAGCGAGACCGCCACGTCCGCCGAGCAGGAGCCCGCCCGATGA
- a CDS encoding hemolysin family protein, with amino-acid sequence MSDWFNIFLVVVLLLANAFFVGAEFALISSRRDRLEALLEQGKTRARIVINASRNVSLMLAGAQLGITICSLLLGRLGEPAVAHRLAGFFELFGIPEVLLHPISFAIALAFITILHVLIGEMVPKNLAIAEPERLALWLVPVHVAWVKLANPFIWLLNFVANSLLRVFKVEPKDELETAYTSDELAELLSESRREGLLEHSEHQRLSKTLSSVEKTVADVLVPTAQLTTLPCSPTLGDVERAVSSTGFSRFPVCTDDGTLTGYIHVKDILDLVGEDPTTVVPPDKTRALTELHADARLDEALSAMRKEGSHLARALSPAGAAVGVVALEDLVEEYVGTVRDGTHVRS; translated from the coding sequence ATGAGCGACTGGTTCAACATCTTCCTCGTCGTGGTCCTGCTGCTGGCCAACGCGTTCTTCGTCGGCGCCGAGTTCGCGCTCATCTCGTCGCGGCGCGACCGGCTGGAAGCCTTGCTGGAGCAGGGAAAGACCCGCGCCAGGATCGTCATCAACGCGAGCAGGAACGTCTCGCTGATGCTGGCGGGCGCGCAGCTCGGCATCACCATCTGCTCGTTGCTGCTGGGACGGCTCGGCGAGCCCGCCGTCGCGCACCGGCTGGCCGGTTTCTTCGAGCTGTTCGGGATTCCCGAGGTCCTGCTGCACCCGATCTCGTTCGCGATCGCGCTGGCGTTCATCACCATCCTGCATGTCCTCATCGGCGAGATGGTGCCGAAGAACCTCGCGATCGCCGAGCCGGAGCGGCTGGCACTGTGGCTGGTGCCGGTGCACGTGGCGTGGGTGAAGCTCGCCAACCCGTTCATCTGGCTGCTGAACTTCGTGGCGAACTCCCTGCTTCGGGTGTTCAAGGTCGAACCGAAGGACGAACTCGAAACCGCCTACACCTCCGACGAGCTCGCGGAACTGCTCAGTGAGTCGCGGCGCGAGGGGCTGCTGGAGCACTCCGAACACCAGCGGCTGAGCAAGACGCTGTCCTCGGTGGAGAAGACGGTGGCCGACGTGCTGGTCCCGACCGCTCAGCTGACGACGCTGCCCTGCTCGCCCACGTTGGGCGACGTCGAGCGCGCGGTGTCCTCGACCGGGTTCTCCCGCTTCCCGGTGTGCACCGACGACGGGACACTGACCGGCTACATCCACGTCAAGGACATCCTCGACCTCGTGGGCGAGGACCCGACCACCGTGGTGCCGCCGGACAAGACGCGGGCGCTCACCGAACTGCACGCCGACGCCCGGCTCGATGAGGCGTTGTCGGCGATGCGCAAGGAAGGCAGTCACCTGGCGCGGGCGCTCAGCCCGGCCGGGGCCGCGGTCGGCGTCGTCGCACTGGAGGACCTCGTCGAGGAATACGTGGGAACTGTCCGCGACGGTACCCACGTCAGGTCATGA
- a CDS encoding 3-methyladenine DNA glycosylase — protein MTGPIVLPEPVWRAREDEHVTRMRRWTTPHQRRRSRGEKHPVLDFLFTYYSHRPGHLERWQPGPGIVLEGASARQFLERKGYMETPEGVMLDPAGFTEGRAKTAEFVLGLLSATASRSPRLSCFGLHEWAMVYRESANEVRHSQLPLRLGSAGTDGVVESLEIRCGHYDAFRFFTEPARPRNTLRPARENQAEFEQPGCLHANMDLFKWAYKLDPFVPAELVGDCFELAADIRELDMRASPYDLAEFGYSPVRIESPDGRAEYARAQAAFARRAAPLREHLIAHCQRLLAELKKAPATRGKQL, from the coding sequence ATGACCGGCCCGATCGTCCTTCCCGAGCCCGTCTGGCGGGCTCGGGAAGACGAGCACGTCACGCGGATGCGGCGCTGGACGACACCGCACCAGCGGCGCCGCTCGCGGGGCGAGAAGCATCCGGTGCTCGACTTCCTCTTCACCTACTACTCGCACCGGCCCGGGCATCTCGAACGCTGGCAACCGGGCCCCGGGATCGTGCTCGAAGGCGCGTCCGCCCGGCAGTTCCTGGAGAGGAAGGGTTACATGGAGACGCCGGAGGGCGTCATGCTCGATCCGGCGGGCTTCACCGAGGGCCGCGCCAAGACCGCCGAATTCGTCCTCGGACTGCTTTCCGCGACCGCGTCCCGCTCTCCGAGACTCAGTTGTTTCGGCCTTCACGAATGGGCAATGGTTTACCGGGAATCGGCGAACGAGGTCCGTCATTCACAACTTCCGCTCCGGCTCGGTTCGGCCGGAACCGACGGCGTGGTCGAGTCGCTGGAGATACGGTGCGGGCATTACGACGCGTTCCGTTTCTTCACCGAGCCCGCCCGGCCCCGTAACACGCTGCGGCCGGCGCGGGAGAACCAGGCCGAGTTCGAGCAGCCGGGCTGCCTGCACGCCAACATGGACCTTTTCAAGTGGGCCTACAAACTCGATCCGTTCGTGCCCGCCGAGCTGGTCGGGGACTGCTTCGAGCTGGCGGCGGACATCCGGGAACTGGACATGCGGGCGAGCCCGTACGATCTGGCGGAGTTCGGGTACTCGCCCGTGCGGATCGAGAGCCCGGATGGTCGGGCCGAGTACGCCCGCGCGCAGGCCGCTTTCGCCCGCCGGGCGGCGCCGCTGCGTGAGCACCTGATAGCGCATTGCCAACGGCTCCTCGCCGAGTTAAAGAAGGCGCCCGCGACACGCGGCAAACAACTGTGA
- a CDS encoding aldo/keto reductase, giving the protein MAVPSVVLNNEVAIPQLGFGVWQVPAGDTAKVVRTAIEAGYRSIDTAASYRNEAGVGEAIRSAGVPREELFITTKLPNPGHGYDEALRAFDASLAELGLDRVDLYLIHWPTPARGKYVETWRALEKLYADGRARAIGVSNFHVPHLRRLFDETGIVPAVNQVEVHPRLQQKALREFHAEHGIVTEAWSPLAQGSLLSDPTLTALAAKYGKSPAQLVLRWHLQLGTVAIPKSVTPSRIRENFDVFDFELAEDDLAALAEFDDGTRTGPDPDTFGS; this is encoded by the coding sequence ATGGCCGTGCCTTCCGTCGTCCTGAACAACGAGGTAGCCATCCCCCAACTCGGTTTCGGCGTCTGGCAGGTACCCGCGGGCGACACGGCCAAGGTCGTCCGGACCGCCATCGAGGCCGGGTACCGCAGCATCGACACCGCCGCGTCGTACCGGAACGAAGCCGGTGTCGGCGAGGCGATCCGCTCGGCGGGTGTGCCCCGCGAAGAGCTGTTCATCACCACGAAGCTGCCGAATCCGGGCCACGGCTACGACGAGGCGCTCCGCGCGTTCGACGCGAGCCTCGCGGAACTCGGCCTGGACCGCGTGGACCTGTACCTGATCCACTGGCCGACGCCTGCCCGCGGGAAGTACGTCGAAACCTGGCGGGCGCTGGAAAAGCTCTACGCGGACGGCCGGGCGCGCGCCATCGGGGTGTCGAACTTCCACGTCCCGCATCTGCGGCGGCTGTTCGACGAAACCGGGATCGTGCCCGCGGTCAACCAGGTCGAGGTGCACCCGCGGCTCCAGCAGAAGGCGCTGCGGGAATTCCATGCCGAGCACGGCATCGTCACCGAGGCCTGGAGCCCGCTCGCGCAGGGATCGCTGCTCTCGGACCCGACACTGACCGCCCTCGCCGCCAAATACGGGAAGAGCCCCGCGCAACTGGTGCTGCGCTGGCATCTGCAGCTCGGCACGGTCGCCATCCCGAAATCCGTGACCCCGTCCCGGATTCGCGAGAACTTCGACGTCTTCGACTTCGAACTGGCCGAGGACGATCTCGCGGCTCTCGCCGAGTTCGACGACGGGACGCGCACCGGCCCGGACCCGGATACCTTCGGCTCGTGA
- a CDS encoding helix-turn-helix transcriptional regulator, which produces MIVTTTVTASRAGRPVGELLREWRDRRRISQLDLAISADISTRHLSFVETGRSKPSREMVLRLGEHLEVPLRERNQLLLAAGYAPAYAESGLGAPEMAAVRKAVRQLMTSHEPYPAAVADRWWNLVDANASISIMTSLVSPALMTPPVNVLRVTLHPEGMAPHVLNLGEWRAHLLGRLRRQVTQTADPALTELLEELLSYPCADPVPEVEVPGPGDIFVPLKLRHEDAELTFFSTVSTFGTPLDVTVAELVIESFFPADADTAEYLRAYVARGVE; this is translated from the coding sequence GTGATCGTGACGACCACAGTGACCGCGAGCCGTGCGGGCCGCCCCGTCGGCGAACTTCTCCGCGAATGGCGCGACCGCCGCCGGATCAGCCAGCTGGATCTCGCCATCTCGGCGGACATCTCCACCCGGCACCTGAGCTTCGTGGAGACGGGCCGGTCCAAGCCCAGTCGCGAGATGGTGCTGAGGCTCGGCGAGCACCTGGAGGTGCCCTTGAGGGAACGCAATCAGCTGCTGCTGGCGGCGGGTTACGCGCCCGCGTACGCCGAAAGCGGTCTTGGCGCCCCGGAAATGGCGGCGGTCCGCAAGGCGGTCCGTCAGCTGATGACGAGTCACGAGCCGTATCCGGCCGCCGTCGCCGACCGCTGGTGGAACCTGGTCGATGCCAACGCGAGCATCTCGATCATGACCAGCCTGGTCTCGCCCGCCTTGATGACGCCTCCGGTCAACGTCCTGCGGGTGACACTGCATCCGGAGGGGATGGCGCCGCACGTGCTGAACCTGGGGGAGTGGCGCGCTCATCTGCTCGGCAGGCTGCGGCGGCAGGTGACCCAGACGGCCGACCCGGCGCTGACCGAGCTCCTGGAGGAACTGCTGTCCTATCCGTGCGCGGATCCCGTCCCCGAGGTGGAGGTCCCCGGACCGGGCGACATCTTCGTCCCGTTGAAGCTGCGCCACGAGGACGCAGAACTCACGTTCTTCAGCACGGTCTCCACCTTCGGGACGCCGTTGGACGTCACAGTGGCCGAGCTGGTGATCGAGTCCTTCTTCCCGGCCGACGCGGACACGGCGGAATATCTGCGCGCGTACGTCGCGCGCGGGGTTGAATGA
- a CDS encoding nuclear transport factor 2 family protein yields MSDIQRVAEQYIAVWNETDADKRRALIAEVFTEDAAYTDPLGAVTGHDGVDGFIAGAQAQFAGLEFSLPSAPDAHHDIARFQWHLGPADAEEPLAIGFDVITVEDGRIKQVLGFLDKMPG; encoded by the coding sequence ATGTCGGACATCCAGCGCGTCGCCGAGCAGTACATCGCCGTGTGGAACGAGACCGACGCGGACAAGCGCCGCGCGCTCATCGCCGAAGTGTTCACCGAGGACGCCGCCTACACCGACCCGCTCGGCGCGGTCACCGGCCACGACGGTGTCGACGGCTTCATCGCCGGCGCGCAAGCCCAGTTCGCGGGCCTGGAGTTCAGCCTGCCGTCGGCGCCCGACGCGCATCACGACATCGCGCGGTTCCAGTGGCACCTCGGCCCGGCGGACGCGGAAGAGCCGCTGGCGATCGGTTTCGACGTCATCACCGTCGAGGACGGGCGGATCAAGCAGGTGCTGGGTTTTCTCGACAAGATGCCCGGCTGA